The following proteins are encoded in a genomic region of Kosakonia oryzae:
- a CDS encoding GlxA family transcriptional regulator produces MHKIGLIIADHFQMLAISTLTVFEFANMATGKDFYQPVVYSEFGGTVRSSSGIGVDSLPLSDDTQVDSWLVAGVLTPVEEPASAGIVHFLQTTALQARRIAGVCTGAFVLAQAGLLDKKRATTHWAHARSLLQLHPDIQLEDDRIFIIDDRIWTSAGMTAGLDMALGMVEKDLGAEIARAVAHNLVMNQRRSGGQTQHSEMLALAPRSDRLQSALEYARSNLSKALTVELLADAVHLSARQLSRLFRQETGKSPAKAIEGLRLEAARLMIEQSRLSLDAIARESGFRDRRHMREVFIRGYGIPPQSLRTGR; encoded by the coding sequence AAGACTTTTACCAGCCGGTGGTCTACTCCGAATTTGGCGGTACGGTGCGCTCATCGTCGGGCATTGGCGTGGATTCACTGCCGCTTTCGGATGACACCCAGGTGGATAGCTGGCTGGTGGCAGGCGTACTGACACCGGTTGAAGAACCGGCATCGGCTGGCATCGTCCATTTTCTGCAAACCACCGCGCTCCAGGCACGCCGCATTGCCGGAGTCTGCACCGGTGCCTTTGTGCTGGCGCAGGCCGGATTACTGGATAAAAAACGCGCGACCACGCACTGGGCGCACGCCCGCAGTTTGTTGCAGTTGCATCCCGACATTCAGCTTGAAGATGATCGCATTTTTATCATTGATGACCGCATCTGGACCTCCGCAGGCATGACCGCCGGGCTGGATATGGCGCTCGGCATGGTGGAAAAAGATCTGGGTGCGGAGATCGCCCGCGCGGTGGCGCACAATCTGGTGATGAACCAGCGGCGATCCGGCGGGCAAACGCAGCATTCGGAGATGCTGGCGCTGGCACCGCGCTCCGATCGTCTGCAAAGCGCGCTCGAATACGCCCGCAGCAATCTGAGCAAAGCGCTGACAGTGGAACTGCTGGCCGATGCCGTCCATCTGAGCGCCCGTCAGCTTAGTCGCCTGTTTCGCCAGGAGACAGGGAAATCACCAGCGAAGGCGATTGAGGGATTACGTCTGGAAGCTGCGCGGCTGATGATTGAGCAAAGCCGTTTGTCGCTGGACGCCATCGCCCGCGAATCGGGTTTTCGCGATCGCCGCCATATGCGGGAAGTCTTTATTCGCGGCTATGGCATTCCGCCGCAGTCGTTGCGTACCGGGCGCTGA
- a CDS encoding putative quinol monooxygenase, whose amino-acid sequence MQEKITIVATITAHAGARDKVAQALKTVERDVQGEPGCEQYQLHVNSKNDHQFVMIERWQSAQMLAQHEQAAPFKALVSAIDGLADLQVTTLTAVA is encoded by the coding sequence ATGCAGGAAAAAATCACCATTGTCGCCACCATTACCGCCCATGCAGGCGCGCGCGACAAAGTAGCCCAGGCGCTGAAAACCGTGGAACGGGACGTTCAGGGCGAGCCGGGATGTGAGCAGTACCAGTTACATGTCAACAGCAAAAACGATCATCAGTTCGTGATGATTGAGCGCTGGCAATCGGCGCAAATGCTGGCGCAGCATGAACAGGCCGCGCCGTTCAAAGCACTGGTTAGCGCCATTGACGGCTTAGCCGATTTGCAGGTCACAACGCTGACCGCCGTCGCCTGA
- a CDS encoding TetR/AcrR family transcriptional regulator produces MTTDVTCGTKKSRGRPKVFDRAEMMDKAMMLFWQHGYEATSLAELAEATGAKAPTLYAEFTNKEGLFMAVLDRYMARFIAKHQATLFCDEKSVTQALRDYFTAVVGCFTQSDTPAGCFLINTSATVSSSAAPIVETIREKHASQEQTLLTFLQQRQLRGEIPPHSDLPVIAHFLMCIVQGMAVSAREGATREKLMEIIDTTLRLWPELVKA; encoded by the coding sequence ATGACAACCGATGTCACATGCGGGACGAAAAAAAGTCGTGGACGACCGAAAGTCTTCGACAGAGCGGAGATGATGGACAAAGCGATGATGCTGTTCTGGCAGCACGGCTATGAAGCCACATCGCTGGCCGAGCTGGCGGAAGCCACCGGCGCGAAAGCGCCAACGCTGTATGCGGAGTTCACCAATAAGGAAGGGTTATTCATGGCGGTTCTCGACCGCTATATGGCGCGCTTTATTGCGAAACACCAGGCGACGCTGTTTTGTGACGAGAAGAGCGTAACCCAGGCGTTGCGGGATTATTTCACCGCCGTCGTCGGCTGTTTTACCCAAAGCGACACGCCAGCGGGCTGCTTTTTGATCAACACCTCTGCCACGGTGTCATCGTCGGCTGCGCCTATCGTCGAGACGATCCGGGAAAAGCATGCCTCGCAGGAACAGACCCTGCTGACATTTTTGCAGCAGCGTCAGTTGCGCGGTGAGATCCCGCCACACAGCGATCTGCCGGTTATTGCGCATTTCTTAATGTGTATTGTGCAGGGGATGGCGGTCAGCGCGCGGGAAGGCGCGACGCGGGAAAAGCTGATGGAGATTATCGACACCACACTGCGCTTATGGCCGGAGCTGGTGAAAGCGTGA
- the bhsA gene encoding multiple stress resistance protein BhsA, translating to MKSIQSLIAVAVLSSLSFASMAAVEVQSSPAGQQKVGVISANAGTNLSSLESELAQKADEMGAKSFRITSVTGPNTLHGTAVIYK from the coding sequence ATGAAAAGCATTCAGTCCCTGATCGCCGTTGCAGTCCTCAGCTCCCTCTCTTTCGCCAGCATGGCTGCAGTAGAAGTTCAGTCTTCTCCGGCTGGCCAGCAAAAAGTGGGCGTGATTTCCGCCAATGCCGGTACCAACCTCTCTTCGCTGGAAAGTGAACTGGCGCAGAAAGCCGATGAAATGGGCGCGAAATCGTTCCGTATCACCTCAGTGACCGGCCCGAACACCCTGCACGGCACCGCGGTTATTTACAAATAA
- a CDS encoding YdgH/BhsA/McbA family protein, whose product MKTFNTIAIAAALSALSFGAFAQTITATGSTLDDAESVIAAQAQKEGASYKIIEANTNNNVHMTAELTK is encoded by the coding sequence ATGAAAACTTTCAATACTATCGCTATCGCTGCTGCACTTTCTGCTCTCTCTTTTGGCGCTTTTGCACAGACCATTACAGCAACCGGCAGCACGCTGGATGATGCAGAATCTGTGATTGCCGCCCAGGCGCAGAAAGAAGGTGCGTCTTACAAAATTATTGAAGCCAATACCAATAACAACGTACACATGACAGCCGAACTGACTAAATAA
- a CDS encoding bifunctional helix-turn-helix transcriptional regulator/GNAT family N-acetyltransferase: MTAPNLINDIRVASRLMVRELGFMNTTLAATDYSPSAVHTLLEVEHHGAITAAQLVNILGLEKSSVSRMLARLIKAGELQEVQSTDDARFKSLQLTAKGKESVARINRYGAMRVREAMEHLSEAQREAVARGLSAYAFALESCRNGAAQLGGARPEIVSGYLPGMIGRISEMHASYYSQHYDFGYFFEAKVAAGLAEFAGRLDNPRNGIWLAVRHGRIVGSVAIDGDDLGNNEAHLRWFILDEECRGSGVGRELLARAIAFCDEQQFGAVQLWTFSGLHAARRLYESCGFTLSKEWQGDQWGRPMLEQQFTRYSHAGSPSRA, encoded by the coding sequence ATGACAGCGCCCAACCTGATTAATGACATTCGTGTCGCCTCCCGGCTGATGGTTCGTGAACTCGGCTTTATGAATACGACGCTTGCCGCCACGGATTACTCGCCCTCCGCCGTGCATACCTTGCTGGAAGTTGAACATCACGGCGCCATCACCGCCGCGCAACTGGTCAACATTTTGGGGCTGGAAAAATCCAGCGTCAGCCGCATGCTGGCGAGGCTGATTAAAGCGGGAGAGTTACAGGAAGTGCAGTCCACTGACGATGCACGCTTTAAGTCACTGCAATTGACTGCAAAAGGGAAAGAGAGCGTTGCCCGTATTAACCGCTATGGTGCGATGCGCGTGCGTGAGGCGATGGAGCATCTGAGCGAGGCGCAACGTGAAGCGGTTGCCCGTGGCTTATCCGCTTACGCCTTTGCGCTGGAAAGTTGCCGCAACGGGGCAGCGCAACTGGGCGGTGCAAGGCCGGAAATTGTCAGCGGTTATCTGCCGGGGATGATTGGCCGGATCAGCGAAATGCATGCCAGCTATTATTCGCAGCACTATGATTTTGGTTATTTTTTTGAAGCAAAAGTCGCGGCCGGGCTGGCGGAGTTTGCCGGGCGGCTGGACAATCCGCGTAACGGCATCTGGCTCGCCGTTCGCCACGGGCGCATTGTGGGATCGGTGGCTATTGACGGGGACGATCTGGGAAATAATGAGGCACATCTGCGCTGGTTTATTCTTGATGAGGAGTGCCGGGGCAGCGGCGTCGGGCGAGAACTACTGGCTCGCGCGATAGCATTTTGCGACGAGCAACAGTTCGGCGCGGTACAGCTCTGGACATTCAGCGGATTGCATGCGGCCCGCCGTCTGTATGAATCCTGTGGCTTTACACTCAGCAAAGAGTGGCAGGGCGATCAGTGGGGACGCCCGATGCTTGAGCAACAATTCACCCGTTACAGCCATGCGGGTTCGCCTTCGCGGGCATAA
- a CDS encoding carbonic anhydrase, which translates to MQHIIEGFLSFQKEIFPQRKELFRSLASSQNPKALFISCSDSRLVPELVTQQEPGQLFVIRNAGNIVPSFGPEPGGVSATIEYAVVALGVTDIVICGHSNCGAMKAIATAQSLEPMPAVAHWLHYSDAARAVVEKRTFENETDKVNAMVEENVIAQLNNIKTHPSVAVGLRDNALRLHGWVYDIESGEIRTLDKNSKKYVSLAENPTVYFE; encoded by the coding sequence ATGCAACATATCATTGAAGGCTTCCTCAGCTTCCAGAAAGAAATTTTCCCACAACGTAAAGAGCTTTTCCGTAGCCTGGCCTCCAGCCAGAACCCGAAAGCCCTGTTTATTTCCTGCTCAGACAGCCGTCTGGTGCCGGAACTGGTAACGCAACAGGAGCCGGGCCAGCTTTTCGTTATCCGCAATGCCGGTAATATCGTGCCGTCGTTCGGGCCGGAGCCGGGCGGTGTATCCGCGACAATCGAATATGCGGTTGTGGCGCTGGGCGTGACGGATATTGTGATTTGTGGTCACTCCAACTGCGGCGCGATGAAAGCGATCGCTACCGCGCAAAGCCTGGAGCCGATGCCTGCGGTGGCCCACTGGTTGCACTATTCAGATGCCGCAAGAGCCGTTGTTGAGAAGAGAACTTTCGAAAACGAGACCGACAAAGTCAATGCGATGGTCGAAGAGAACGTGATTGCGCAACTGAACAATATCAAAACGCATCCTTCTGTGGCCGTCGGGCTTCGTGACAACGCGCTGCGTTTGCACGGGTGGGTTTACGATATTGAAAGCGGCGAAATCCGTACGCTGGATAAAAACAGCAAGAAATACGTTTCGTTGGCCGAAAATCCGACGGTGTATTTTGAATAA
- a CDS encoding YbgA family protein, which translates to MNHQPTIGISGCLTGSAVRFDGGHKRMGFVMDELAQWVTFKPVCPEMAIGLPVPRPALRLIQTTDGDTRMRFSHDPQEDVTDKMAAFAERFLPSVSNVSGFIVCAKSPSCGMERVRLYDEQGHRGRKAGIGLFTAALLKKYPWLPVEEDGRLHDPLLCENFVARIFALHELNALREEGLTRSNLLAFHSRYKLQLLAHHQAGYRKIGPFVARLGEWKDLDAFFVAYREQFMAILKHVASRKNHTNVLMHIQGYFTRHLTSRQRAELLSVITNYRLGLLPLLAPLTLLQHYLAEYPDSYLQTQSYFAPYPANLGLRLAVN; encoded by the coding sequence ATGAACCATCAACCCACAATTGGGATTAGCGGATGTCTGACGGGCTCCGCAGTGCGTTTCGACGGGGGACATAAACGCATGGGGTTTGTCATGGATGAACTGGCGCAGTGGGTCACGTTTAAGCCTGTCTGCCCGGAGATGGCCATTGGTCTGCCGGTTCCTCGCCCGGCGCTGCGCCTGATCCAGACCACCGATGGCGACACCCGCATGCGTTTTAGCCACGATCCGCAGGAAGATGTGACGGACAAAATGGCGGCTTTCGCCGAACGGTTTCTGCCTTCCGTCAGTAATGTATCCGGCTTTATTGTCTGCGCTAAATCGCCCAGTTGCGGAATGGAACGCGTACGGCTGTATGACGAGCAGGGTCATCGCGGGCGTAAAGCGGGCATTGGGCTGTTTACCGCGGCGCTGCTGAAAAAATACCCGTGGCTGCCGGTAGAAGAGGACGGGCGCTTGCACGATCCGCTGCTGTGCGAAAACTTTGTCGCGCGGATTTTCGCGCTGCATGAGCTGAATGCGCTACGTGAAGAGGGGTTAACCCGCAGCAATCTGCTGGCGTTTCACAGCCGCTACAAGCTTCAGTTGCTGGCTCATCACCAGGCGGGTTACCGCAAAATCGGCCCCTTTGTTGCCCGGCTCGGCGAGTGGAAGGATCTGGATGCTTTCTTTGTCGCTTATCGCGAGCAGTTTATGGCGATCCTTAAGCATGTCGCTTCGCGCAAGAATCACACCAACGTGCTGATGCATATTCAGGGCTATTTTACCCGGCACCTCACCAGTCGGCAGCGTGCCGAACTGTTGTCGGTGATCACCAACTACCGGCTTGGGTTATTGCCGCTGCTTGCGCCATTAACATTGCTGCAACACTATCTGGCGGAATATCCAGACAGTTACCTGCAAACACAGAGCTATTTCGCGCCTTATCCCGCCAATCTTGGCCTGCGGCTCGCCGTGAACTGA
- a CDS encoding MerR family transcriptional regulator: MSYSIGEFARLCGIPATTLRAWQRRYGLLKPLRTEGGHRLYNDDDVQQALKILDWVKKGVPVSQVKPLLARPGSRHANNWLTLQQTMLQHLKEGKIESLRQLIYNSGREYPRGELVREVLRPLRGQVSANVAAMMTLREILDGIIISYTAFCLEGDKKAPGENYLLTGWHLNDPCEIWLEALLRTGQGQRIDILPSPPAMLAPEIFPQRKWLLVTSGKLTAARKKQIMQWQQVASLEVITL; the protein is encoded by the coding sequence ATGTCCTACTCGATCGGCGAGTTTGCCAGGCTTTGCGGGATCCCCGCCACGACGCTGCGTGCATGGCAGCGCCGTTATGGTCTGCTCAAGCCGCTGCGCACGGAAGGCGGGCACAGGTTGTACAATGATGACGATGTGCAGCAGGCGCTTAAAATACTCGACTGGGTAAAAAAAGGGGTGCCTGTCAGCCAGGTGAAGCCACTGCTGGCGCGTCCGGGTAGCCGTCACGCGAACAACTGGCTGACACTTCAGCAGACGATGCTCCAGCATCTGAAAGAGGGCAAAATCGAATCCCTGCGTCAGCTCATTTATAATTCAGGCCGTGAATATCCAAGGGGTGAGCTGGTGCGCGAAGTGTTGCGCCCGCTGCGCGGCCAGGTGTCGGCCAATGTTGCGGCGATGATGACCCTGCGGGAAATTCTCGATGGCATCATTATTTCCTATACGGCGTTTTGTCTGGAAGGGGATAAAAAAGCGCCCGGCGAAAACTATCTGCTCACCGGCTGGCATCTTAACGATCCCTGTGAAATCTGGCTTGAAGCGTTACTGCGCACCGGGCAGGGACAACGTATTGATATTCTTCCGTCTCCTCCGGCAATGCTGGCGCCAGAGATCTTCCCACAGCGCAAATGGCTGCTGGTAACCAGCGGAAAGCTGACCGCCGCGCGTAAAAAACAGATTATGCAGTGGCAGCAGGTTGCCTCCCTCGAGGTTATTACCCTTTAA
- a CDS encoding efflux RND transporter permease subunit, whose amino-acid sequence MSTSRFNLSALAVRERSITLFLILLITIAGILAFFGLGRAEDPPFTVKQMTIISAWPGATAQEMQDQVAEPLEKRLQELKWYDRSETYTRPGLAFTTLSLQDGTPPSQVQEEFYQARKKLGDETKNLPAGVIGPMINDEFSDVTFALFALKAKGEPQRLLVRDAESLRQRLLHVPGVKKVNIIGEQAERIFVSFSHDRLATLGISPQDIFSALNSQNVLTPAGSIDARGPQVFIRLDGAFDDLEKIRNTPVVAQGRTLQLSDVATVKRGYEDPATFLVRNQGEPALLLGIVMREGWNGLELGKALDAEATTINAQMPLGMTFSKVTDQSVNISSAVDEFMIKFFVALLVVMLVCFLSMGWRVGVVVAAAVPLTLAAVFVVMEATGKNFDRITLGSLILALGLLVDDAIIAIEMMVVKMEEGYDRIKASAYAWSHTAAPMLAGTLVTAVGFMPNGFAQSTAGEYTSNMFWIVGIALIASWVVAVVFTPYLGVKMLPNIKTVEGGHTAIYNTRRYNRFRAFLTRVIARKWLAAGSVIALFIIAILGMGLVKKQFFPTSDRPEVLVEIQLPYGSAIEQTSASAAKIENWLKEQQEAKIVTAYVGQGSPRFYLAMAPELPDPSFAKIVVLTDSEEAREALKHRLREAVADGLAPEARVRVTQLVFGPYSPYPVAFRVMGPDPAKLRDIADKVKTVMQASPLMRTVNTDWGTRVPALHFTLDQNRLQAVGLTSGSVAQQLQFLLSGVPVTQVREDIRSVQVMARAAGNIRLDPARIGDFTLIGSAGQRVPLSQIGTVEVRMEDPVLRRRDRTPTITVRGDIADSLQPPDVSVAIMKQLQPIMASLPDGYRIEMAGSIEESGKATKAMAPLFPIMIAMTLLIIILQVRSMSAMVMVFMTAPLGLIGVVPTLLLFDKPFGINALVGLVALSGILMRNTLILIGQIHHNQQEGLAPFPAVVEATVQRARPVLLTALAAILAFIPLTHSIFWGTLAYTLIGGTFGGTIITLVFLPAMYAIWYRIKVPASATPAVEGAVKQPE is encoded by the coding sequence ATGAGTACGTCGCGGTTTAACCTTTCGGCGCTCGCTGTGCGCGAGCGTTCCATCACCCTGTTTCTCATTTTGCTGATTACGATTGCCGGGATTCTCGCGTTCTTTGGACTGGGACGCGCAGAAGATCCGCCGTTTACCGTCAAACAGATGACCATCATTTCAGCCTGGCCTGGCGCCACGGCGCAGGAGATGCAGGACCAGGTGGCCGAACCGCTGGAAAAGCGTTTGCAGGAGCTTAAGTGGTATGACCGCAGCGAGACCTACACGCGCCCCGGGCTGGCTTTTACCACGCTCTCATTACAGGATGGAACACCGCCTTCCCAGGTTCAGGAGGAGTTTTACCAGGCGCGTAAAAAGCTGGGTGATGAGACCAAAAACCTGCCCGCAGGCGTGATTGGCCCGATGATCAACGATGAGTTCTCCGATGTCACGTTTGCACTCTTTGCCCTGAAAGCAAAGGGCGAGCCGCAGCGCCTGCTGGTGCGTGACGCCGAGTCATTACGTCAGCGCTTATTACATGTTCCCGGCGTTAAAAAAGTCAATATTATCGGCGAGCAGGCGGAGCGGATATTTGTCTCGTTCTCCCACGATCGGCTGGCAACGCTGGGTATTTCTCCGCAGGATATTTTTTCTGCCCTGAACAGCCAGAACGTGTTGACGCCTGCCGGTTCGATAGACGCCCGGGGGCCGCAGGTTTTTATCCGTCTTGATGGCGCTTTCGACGATCTGGAGAAAATCCGCAACACGCCCGTTGTCGCTCAGGGCAGAACATTGCAACTCTCCGATGTGGCGACGGTGAAGCGCGGTTACGAAGATCCGGCAACGTTCCTGGTGCGCAATCAGGGAGAACCTGCGCTGCTGCTGGGGATCGTGATGCGTGAGGGCTGGAACGGTCTGGAACTGGGTAAAGCGCTGGATGCGGAGGCGACCACGATTAATGCGCAGATGCCGCTCGGTATGACTTTTAGCAAAGTGACCGATCAGTCCGTCAATATCAGCTCGGCAGTCGACGAATTCATGATCAAATTTTTCGTCGCGCTGCTGGTGGTGATGTTGGTCTGCTTTCTCAGTATGGGCTGGCGCGTCGGTGTCGTGGTTGCCGCTGCGGTACCTTTAACATTGGCTGCCGTTTTTGTGGTGATGGAAGCCACGGGCAAGAATTTTGACCGTATAACCCTGGGATCGCTCATCCTCGCTCTGGGGCTGCTGGTGGATGACGCCATCATTGCCATCGAAATGATGGTGGTGAAAATGGAGGAGGGATACGACCGGATCAAAGCCTCAGCCTATGCCTGGAGCCACACCGCTGCGCCAATGCTGGCTGGCACACTGGTAACGGCCGTTGGCTTTATGCCCAACGGGTTTGCGCAATCCACGGCGGGCGAATATACCAGCAATATGTTCTGGATTGTGGGAATTGCATTGATTGCTTCCTGGGTGGTGGCAGTGGTGTTTACGCCTTACCTGGGGGTGAAAATGCTGCCCAACATCAAAACGGTTGAAGGGGGGCACACGGCTATCTACAACACCCGCCGCTACAACCGTTTTCGTGCCTTCCTGACCCGCGTTATCGCGCGGAAATGGCTCGCCGCCGGCTCGGTTATTGCGCTTTTTATCATCGCCATTCTGGGAATGGGGCTGGTTAAAAAACAATTTTTCCCTACCTCCGATCGCCCGGAAGTGCTGGTGGAAATACAACTGCCTTACGGTAGCGCCATTGAACAGACCAGCGCCTCGGCGGCAAAAATCGAAAACTGGCTCAAGGAACAACAAGAAGCCAAAATCGTCACCGCGTACGTAGGGCAGGGATCGCCACGCTTTTATCTGGCGATGGCGCCGGAACTGCCCGATCCTTCATTTGCGAAAATTGTTGTGCTCACCGACAGCGAGGAAGCGCGCGAGGCGCTCAAGCACCGGCTTCGCGAAGCGGTGGCTGATGGGCTTGCGCCCGAAGCGCGCGTTCGCGTTACGCAACTGGTGTTTGGCCCCTATTCGCCGTATCCGGTGGCATTCCGTGTGATGGGGCCGGATCCGGCCAAGTTGCGCGACATCGCCGACAAAGTGAAAACGGTGATGCAGGCCAGCCCGTTGATGAGAACCGTCAATACCGACTGGGGAACGCGTGTGCCTGCGCTGCATTTCACGCTCGATCAAAACCGCCTGCAAGCGGTGGGATTGACATCGGGCAGCGTGGCTCAGCAGCTTCAGTTCCTGCTTTCGGGCGTGCCAGTCACCCAGGTGCGTGAAGATATTCGTTCGGTACAGGTGATGGCGCGCGCGGCGGGGAATATTCGTCTTGATCCGGCAAGAATCGGCGACTTTACCTTAATCGGCTCGGCCGGGCAGCGCGTTCCGTTGTCGCAAATAGGGACGGTTGAAGTACGAATGGAAGACCCTGTCCTGCGCCGTCGCGATCGTACGCCAACCATTACCGTACGGGGTGATATCGCCGACTCTCTTCAGCCGCCAGATGTGTCGGTGGCGATAATGAAGCAACTTCAGCCGATCATGGCGTCGCTACCGGATGGATACCGTATTGAGATGGCGGGTTCCATTGAGGAGTCAGGGAAAGCCACCAAAGCGATGGCACCTTTATTCCCTATCATGATAGCCATGACGCTATTGATCATTATCCTGCAGGTGCGTTCTATGTCGGCAATGGTGATGGTCTTTATGACCGCGCCTCTGGGATTGATTGGGGTCGTGCCAACGCTGCTGCTGTTTGATAAACCTTTTGGTATCAATGCGCTGGTGGGGTTGGTCGCGCTTTCGGGCATTCTCATGCGCAACACATTAATCCTTATCGGTCAGATCCATCACAACCAACAGGAAGGGCTTGCGCCGTTCCCTGCGGTTGTTGAGGCAACCGTACAGCGCGCCCGGCCGGTACTGCTCACGGCGCTGGCAGCCATTCTGGCGTTTATTCCACTGACGCACTCCATATTTTGGGGCACACTGGCTTATACGCTTATCGGCGGGACATTCGGTGGAACTATTATTACATTGGTATTTTTGCCAGCGATGTACGCTATCTGGTACCGGATAAAAGTCCCTGCTTCAGCAACACCAGCTGTGGAAGGCGCAGTAAAACAACCTGAATAA
- a CDS encoding efflux RND transporter periplasmic adaptor subunit: MLRPTLATFVFCLLPFALVACGDASSVDDPRSQPPLVRSVTVVGAADSSRAFTGTVVARIQSAIGFRVSGKILERLVDTGQTVKKGQPLMRLDPVDLHLQAQAQQQAVAAAQARARQTADDEARYRGLVAAGAVSASAYDQIKAAAATAKAELSAAQAQASVAQNAMSYALLVADADGVVMETLAEPGQVVSAGEPVVRLARAGQREAIVQLPETLRPAPGSEARATLYGNESEAVTAKLRLLSDAADPLTRTFEARYILEGDLANAPLGATVTLHIGEENLSHPLLQVPLAAIYDAGKGPGVWRISGKPAKVTWQPVQVVSLGDDAASVTGSLKPGEQVVALGAHLLHDGEAIRLAKQNDASVAGSQP, encoded by the coding sequence ATGCTCAGGCCCACACTTGCCACCTTTGTTTTTTGCCTGTTGCCGTTTGCGCTTGTCGCCTGCGGCGACGCTTCCAGCGTCGACGATCCCCGTAGCCAGCCACCTTTGGTGAGGTCGGTGACGGTGGTGGGCGCAGCCGATTCCTCGCGTGCCTTTACGGGTACTGTTGTGGCACGCATTCAAAGCGCTATAGGCTTCCGGGTGTCGGGCAAGATCCTTGAACGTCTCGTTGATACCGGTCAGACCGTCAAAAAAGGGCAGCCGTTAATGCGTCTGGACCCCGTCGATCTGCATCTGCAGGCGCAGGCCCAGCAGCAAGCCGTTGCGGCTGCACAGGCGCGCGCCAGGCAGACGGCCGATGATGAGGCGCGTTATCGGGGGCTGGTTGCGGCAGGCGCGGTCTCTGCTTCGGCTTACGATCAGATAAAAGCGGCTGCAGCGACGGCGAAGGCGGAATTGAGCGCCGCTCAGGCGCAGGCCAGCGTGGCGCAAAACGCGATGAGCTATGCGTTACTGGTGGCTGACGCCGATGGCGTGGTTATGGAAACGCTGGCCGAACCCGGTCAGGTGGTCAGTGCCGGAGAGCCGGTGGTCAGGCTGGCCAGAGCCGGACAGCGCGAGGCGATTGTCCAGTTGCCGGAAACGTTGCGCCCGGCACCTGGAAGCGAGGCGAGGGCGACGCTGTACGGTAACGAAAGCGAAGCGGTGACGGCAAAACTACGCTTGCTGTCAGATGCCGCCGATCCGTTGACGCGCACATTTGAGGCGCGATACATCCTTGAGGGCGATCTGGCGAACGCCCCGCTCGGCGCTACCGTTACGCTCCATATTGGCGAAGAGAATTTGTCTCATCCGTTGCTCCAGGTGCCACTGGCGGCAATTTATGACGCCGGTAAAGGGCCGGGCGTCTGGCGAATTTCCGGCAAGCCCGCCAAAGTGACATGGCAACCCGTGCAGGTGGTGAGCCTGGGGGATGATGCGGCAAGCGTGACCGGTAGCCTTAAGCCCGGCGAACAGGTCGTGGCGCTGGGGGCGCATCTGCTGCATGACGGTGAGGCAATCCGGCTGGCTAAGCAGAACGATGCCAGTGTCGCCGGGAGCCAGCCATGA
- a CDS encoding TetR/AcrR family transcriptional regulator, with protein sequence MTKDMNTTPSRGPTDHNVRDQVVEAATEHFSHFGYEKTTVSDLAKAIGFSKAYIYKFFDSKQAIGEVICANRLAMIMDIVNAAIADAPTASEKIRRLLKTLTEAGSDLFFCDRKLYDIAAVAARDNWPSVVAYKQHLRQLIETILVEGRQAGEFERKTPLDEAAHAIYLVMLPYISPVELQYNLETAPTAAVLLASLILRSLSP encoded by the coding sequence ATGACTAAAGATATGAACACCACCCCTTCACGAGGCCCGACGGATCACAATGTCCGCGATCAGGTCGTTGAAGCGGCCACAGAGCACTTCAGCCATTTTGGCTATGAGAAAACCACGGTGTCCGATCTGGCGAAAGCGATCGGTTTCTCCAAGGCGTACATCTATAAATTTTTCGATTCCAAGCAGGCTATCGGCGAAGTTATCTGCGCTAACCGGCTGGCGATGATCATGGACATTGTCAATGCCGCCATCGCGGATGCGCCGACCGCTTCTGAAAAAATACGGCGTTTACTCAAAACGTTAACGGAAGCTGGCAGCGATCTATTTTTTTGCGATCGCAAGCTATACGACATTGCCGCTGTGGCCGCGCGGGATAACTGGCCGTCAGTGGTGGCCTATAAGCAGCACCTGCGACAACTGATTGAAACAATCCTTGTTGAAGGGCGTCAGGCGGGGGAATTTGAAAGAAAAACGCCGCTGGACGAGGCCGCGCATGCGATTTATCTGGTCATGCTCCCGTATATCAGCCCGGTTGAGCTGCAATATAATCTGGAAACAGCCCCGACGGCCGCTGTATTGCTGGCATCACTGATATTGCGCAGCCTGTCGCCGTAG